A window of Micromonospora eburnea genomic DNA:
ATGGTCTCGAAGTCGAGCCGGTCCCGCCGTTCGACCATCCAGCCCCACATCGCGTTCGCCTCCCACTGGCGAACCGTTTCGCGTTGCTTGTGCCGGATGGTCTGCATGTGCAGCTCGATGACGGCGTCGGTGGCCTTCGGGTTCTTCTTCTTGAACGCCGCCCGCTGCTGTTGCAGCCCGGCCACCAGCCGGTCCGGCAGCCGCCACCAGGGCGTACCGAACGAGCTGCGGGTGAACGACGCCTGGAGCACGTCGTCGAAGTCCTGCTGGAGCTGGCTCTTGTCCCGCCAGAGCTTCGGGTCCTTCGGCTTGCGGCTCTGGTAGCAGTTTGCCATCTCCTCGGCGAGCTTCTCGGCGTCGCCGTGGGCCCAGAACGGAGACGAGTCCTTGATGGAGTCCAGCGGCAGCGGGGTCTCCGTCGCGGGCAGGGTCGCGGCCGGATCGGGTGTGAAGGGCAGCGCCGCGACCGTGGCTGGCGCGCCCGGCGGTTCGGTGATGGCACAGCCGGCCAGGTTCCGGGCAAAATTGGGCGTGGCCGGCGTCGGTTGCGGCCCGGGCGGTACCGGCTCGGGCGGCACCGGCTCGGGCGGCACCGGCTCGGGCGGCTGAGGCCCCGGCGGTACCGGGCCGGGTGGCTGGGGACCCGGTGGCACGGGGACCGGCGACGGTGGTACCGGTGGCTCGACGCACGGTTCCGCGTCGGCATCCCCCCGCTCTGGCGCCGCCACCGGCTGGGTCTGCACCACCGTCTCCACGGCGGTCTGCACGGGTGCGCCCGGCTCCGCGTCGACGGCCACCGGCACCGGACAGAAGCGCGGCGGTCCCGCCGGGAAGAGCTGGTCCAGCCGCCCGATCGTGCCTGGCCCGACGTCGCCGTACTGCTCGGACCCGAGCCGGTTGTCGGCCTTGAACGTGCGTACTGCGGCGGCCGTGCGGGTGCCGTACCGCCCGTCGACGTTACCGAGGTCGTAGCCGAGATCGGTCAGCGCCTGCTGCACCTTCTCGACCGGGCCGCCCCGGTCGCCCTGCCGCAGCCGGTCCGCGTCGGCCGCGCAGGCCTGGAGCCTCGACTCGCCCGCGAACCGGGGCGAGGTCAGCGGCGCGTGGACCACGGGCGCGCGCCGACCGCCCGCCGGCTGCCCGGCTTGGCTCGCCGGCTCCGCCCCGCCGCTCGCCGGCTCGGGGCCAGCGGTCGGGCCGCCCGCCTCGGCGGCCTGTCGTTGCAGTGAGTCGTCGAGGAGGGAATCCCCGCCACCGGCGTCGCGCCCGGCCAATTCGGCCCGGGCCGCGTCCTGCTTCTCCGGTGGGCAGTCGCACGGTACGGGCCCGCAGCGCTGGAGGGTGAGCAGGGACGCGACCGCCCGGTTGCCGGCCGTACGCTGCAACCGGAGCAGGTCGCGCGACGCTGGGGCCCGAGCCGCGCCCGGCGCCACCATGCCCGCCGGTGGCCTGCCTGGGTGGGTGAGCGCCGCCGGATCGACCCCCGGCGAAGGTGTCTGCGGGACCCTCGGGGCCGCTGTTCTGATCTTGCTGGTACGGACCTTCATCGCGCGGGCCTCCGTTCGGATCCCCGCTGTAGCTCAACGCGCGGGCCGGCCCGGCGCAAGAGGCGACCGCGCAGAACCGGCTTCCCGATCGGACAACCGCCCCGAAAAACTCAGCCGACCCGCGATGATCTCATCTGCAACACCGGACCGAGCAGGTTGGTGGTGGTCCACGCGTTCCGTGACGAGCCTGCGGCGACGGCGACCGAGTTGCAGAACATGTTGGTCACCGCAATCGGCTGTTGAGTGATCCCCCGTGAGAGCTACCGGAAAGTGTCCACTGGGTGGTGACGATTCCGGCGCGGCGAATCCATAGCGTTCGTTGTAGCGGTGCTTGACCGCTGCCAGCGGAATCGAAGGAGTCGTCATGCGTTTGGTGAAGCAGTTCGTGTGCGTCGCGGTGGTCGCCTTCGGCGGCAGCCTGGCGGTCGGCGCGGTGAACTGGAGCGCGCCGCTGACCCTGCTGCTCGGGTTCGCGACGGCCGTGCTGACGCTCCTGGTGTACGCGTGGATCGTGCGCCGCACGGAAAAGCGGGCACCCGTCGAAGTTGAGCGGAGAGGGGCCGGCGGCGCTCTCGGCCGGGGCATGCTGATCGGGTTCGGGCTGTTCACGGCGGTGATCGCCAACATCGCTCTCCTCGGTGACTACCGGGTCGATGGCTGGGGCTCCCTGTCGGGTGCGATCGCGCTGCTCGGGTTCATGGCCGCGGCCGCGGTGACCGAAGAAGTCCTGTTCCGCGGCGTGCTGTTCCGCATCGTCGAAGGCTGGCTCGGCACCTGGTGGGCGCTCGCGCTGACCGGTGTCCTGTTCGGCGCGTCGCATCTGGTCAACCCGCACGCCAGCCTGTGGGGCGCACTTGCCATCGCCGTCGAGGCCGGCGGCATGCTCGCCGCCGCCTACGCCGCCACCCGCACTCTCTGGCTGCCCATCGGCCTGCACTTCGCCTGGAACTTCGCCGAAGGCGGCCTGTTCGGCACCGGCGTCTCCGGTACGAATCAGCCACAGGGCCTGCTGCACGGCGTCATGTCCGGCTCGACCTGGATCACCGGCGGCGACTTCGGCCCTGAAGGCAGCCTCTACTCGGTGCTGGCCGGCATCATCGCGACCACCGTGTTCCTGACCATTGCCCGCCGACGCGGCAACCTGGTCCCCAGCCGCCGGCACCGCGCCGCCGGAATCGACGCGGCCGCTAGGCTCGCCCAGTGATCGACCTTCGGCGCATCCCGGACCGGTGGCGGCGGCTCGACGTCACGGTCCGGGACCTCCCGTGGGCGATGCTGTTCGTCGTCGGATCGCTGCTGCCACCGTTACAGGGCCACGGCACCGAGGTCGGCGAGCTGCCGGCCCGCCCGTTCGACGCCCTGGCCATCGTGGCCGTGTTGCTGCAGTCGCTGCCGCTCGCGATCCGCCGCAGGTGGCCGATCGCCTGCCTCGCCGTGGTGTCGGCCGGCTTTGTCATCGACCAGGTCCGCGCCTACCACTCGTTCGCCGGCACCGCCCTGGCGATCGCGCTGATCACGGCGGGCGCTCGTGTCGAACAGCACCGCCGCGCCACGATGGTCGTGTTCTCGGTGGCCTACATCCCGCTGGCGGTCTGGCTCGACCGGCTCGGCTCAAACGAGCAGGTGGGCGGGTTCGTGCTGTTCTACCTCGTGCTGGTGCTCGCCTGGGGGATCGGGTCGTGGTGGCGCGCCACCCGGGTGGCCGACGCCGAGCGGCGGCGCCGCGTCGCGGAGGACACCCGTGCCGCCGAACGCACCCGCATCGCCCGTGAACTGCACGACGTCGTGACCCACCATGTGACGGCGATGGTGGTCCAGACCGAAGCGGCCCGTTACCTGACCGCCGCGCCCGACAAGCTCGACGCGACCCTGGCCGCGGTCTCCGACACGGGCCGGCGGGCCATCACCGACCTGCGTCACCTGCTCGACCTGCTGAATCCCGACCACGGCACCGGAGACCCGGTGCGACAAGGTGAGTTGAAGGAACTCGTGGAGCAGACCCGCGAGGCCGGCCAGCCGGTCGAGTTCACCGAGGACGGCACGCCGGCGCAGACGAGCGGCAGCGCCGAGTTCGTGACCTACCGGGTCGTGCAGGAAGCGTTGACCAACGCCCTCAAGTACGCACACGGCAGCGCCACCGTGGTCCGCGTGCACCACGGCGAGAGGGAGATCACCGTGGAAGTCAGTACCGAAGGCTCCGCGTCCGCCGGCAAGGCGGTGGGCGGCAGTGGGCGCGGCCTGGCCGGCCTGCGCGAACGGGTCGACGTGCTCGGCGGCGAGTTCAGCGCCGACCGGCAACCCGGCGGCGGCTTCGTCGTACGGGCCCGCATCCCCGCCGGCAGCCCGTCGTGACCACGCCGGACGGGGTGCCGATCCGGGTCCTGGTCTGCGACGACCAGGCGCTGATCCG
This region includes:
- a CDS encoding peptidoglycan-binding domain-containing protein, coding for MKVRTSKIRTAAPRVPQTPSPGVDPAALTHPGRPPAGMVAPGAARAPASRDLLRLQRTAGNRAVASLLTLQRCGPVPCDCPPEKQDAARAELAGRDAGGGDSLLDDSLQRQAAEAGGPTAGPEPASGGAEPASQAGQPAGGRRAPVVHAPLTSPRFAGESRLQACAADADRLRQGDRGGPVEKVQQALTDLGYDLGNVDGRYGTRTAAAVRTFKADNRLGSEQYGDVGPGTIGRLDQLFPAGPPRFCPVPVAVDAEPGAPVQTAVETVVQTQPVAAPERGDADAEPCVEPPVPPSPVPVPPGPQPPGPVPPGPQPPEPVPPEPVPPEPVPPGPQPTPATPNFARNLAGCAITEPPGAPATVAALPFTPDPAATLPATETPLPLDSIKDSSPFWAHGDAEKLAEEMANCYQSRKPKDPKLWRDKSQLQQDFDDVLQASFTRSSFGTPWWRLPDRLVAGLQQQRAAFKKKNPKATDAVIELHMQTIRHKQRETVRQWEANAMWGWMVERRDRLDFETIGASGGRRVNPVPEILSPDQRAKAIHDRLDQLKRPLSEKEKKAALAKAAAAAGKQPEELTEPEQQAALAQAEEAKLKGLGQLNEGAFKKARIDAEQAAGNLVVPTTADFAGWTEDGQKTPVHKTMLDILRAIQSEFGTFSAGTYGGMSGEHASGGFKGRFRSLDMYPESAKAAAYFTKDVAFRFAEAIDTVAGKLGFTYQILYNDYVVAREFNARAHAGKGAEHGRMGNQDNVTEQEVQLPDGTKVKRPANLNWHGPLVTHFHVDFSY
- a CDS encoding CPBP family intramembrane glutamic endopeptidase, which produces MRLVKQFVCVAVVAFGGSLAVGAVNWSAPLTLLLGFATAVLTLLVYAWIVRRTEKRAPVEVERRGAGGALGRGMLIGFGLFTAVIANIALLGDYRVDGWGSLSGAIALLGFMAAAAVTEEVLFRGVLFRIVEGWLGTWWALALTGVLFGASHLVNPHASLWGALAIAVEAGGMLAAAYAATRTLWLPIGLHFAWNFAEGGLFGTGVSGTNQPQGLLHGVMSGSTWITGGDFGPEGSLYSVLAGIIATTVFLTIARRRGNLVPSRRHRAAGIDAAARLAQ
- a CDS encoding sensor histidine kinase, with translation MIDLRRIPDRWRRLDVTVRDLPWAMLFVVGSLLPPLQGHGTEVGELPARPFDALAIVAVLLQSLPLAIRRRWPIACLAVVSAGFVIDQVRAYHSFAGTALAIALITAGARVEQHRRATMVVFSVAYIPLAVWLDRLGSNEQVGGFVLFYLVLVLAWGIGSWWRATRVADAERRRRVAEDTRAAERTRIARELHDVVTHHVTAMVVQTEAARYLTAAPDKLDATLAAVSDTGRRAITDLRHLLDLLNPDHGTGDPVRQGELKELVEQTREAGQPVEFTEDGTPAQTSGSAEFVTYRVVQEALTNALKYAHGSATVVRVHHGEREITVEVSTEGSASAGKAVGGSGRGLAGLRERVDVLGGEFSADRQPGGGFVVRARIPAGSPS